From the genome of Clostridium sp. BNL1100, one region includes:
- the folD gene encoding bifunctional methylenetetrahydrofolate dehydrogenase/methenyltetrahydrofolate cyclohydrolase FolD has translation MSAKVLNGTELAAKVKSELKAKIDKLKLKGINPGLAVIIVGDDPASRVYVNHKKNDCAEIGIKSFEYALPASTSEEELLSLIETLNNDATVNGILVQLPLPKHINEDKVIAAISPDKDADCFHPMNVGKLMIGKPEFLPCTPAGVVELLEENNIEISGKNCVVVGRSNIVGKPQAILLLAKNATITICHSKTANIQEVCRSADILIVAIGKSEFIKPEFVKPGAIVIDVGVSRGADGKLVGDVQFAEVSEIASAITKVTGGVGPMTRAMLMKNTYKAALLQNSL, from the coding sequence ATGTCTGCCAAAGTTTTGAATGGAACTGAGCTTGCGGCAAAAGTCAAGTCTGAGCTAAAAGCAAAAATAGACAAATTGAAGTTAAAGGGTATAAATCCCGGACTTGCAGTTATTATTGTAGGCGATGACCCTGCGTCAAGGGTATATGTAAACCACAAAAAGAACGATTGTGCTGAAATCGGTATTAAATCATTTGAATACGCACTTCCTGCAAGTACCTCAGAAGAAGAATTACTGAGTTTAATAGAAACATTGAACAATGATGCTACTGTAAATGGTATACTTGTTCAGTTGCCGCTACCAAAGCACATAAATGAAGATAAGGTTATTGCAGCAATAAGCCCCGATAAGGATGCCGATTGTTTCCATCCTATGAATGTTGGAAAGCTCATGATTGGAAAACCTGAATTCCTACCATGCACTCCGGCTGGGGTTGTGGAATTGCTGGAAGAAAATAATATAGAAATATCAGGAAAGAACTGCGTTGTAGTTGGCAGGAGCAATATTGTGGGAAAGCCACAGGCGATTTTGCTTCTTGCCAAAAATGCAACCATAACCATATGCCACTCCAAAACTGCCAATATTCAGGAAGTCTGTAGAAGTGCAGATATTCTGATAGTTGCCATTGGGAAATCGGAGTTTATCAAACCCGAATTTGTAAAACCGGGTGCAATTGTTATTGATGTAGGCGTGTCAAGGGGAGCAGACGGAAAACTGGTTGGGGATGTTCAATTTGCGGAGGTTTCGGAAATAGCATCTGCAATTACAAAGGTAACAGGCGGAGTTGGCCCTATGACCAGAGCCATGTTGATGAAAAATACATATAAGGCAGCATTGTTACAAAACAGTCTATAA
- the rny gene encoding ribonuclease Y, whose amino-acid sequence MFKIIVNILIGLACGLIIAVIASKIFYDRGFEARKKQAEAQIGSAEQEAQRIVGEAFKQGENKKREALLEAKEEIHKSRVELDRDIKDRRNEFMRQERRLVQKEETLDKKVEALEQKDEALNKKLKDIEVLQEQSEELVKKQTEELERIAGLSVEDAKEYLLRNIENEVKHEAAALIKEIESNAKQEADRKAKDILATAIQKCAADHVSEATVSVVPLPNDEMKGRIIGREGRNIRTLETLTGIDLIIDDTPEAVILSGFDPIRREVARLTLEKLILDGRIHPARIEEMVEKAKKEVDNTIRQEGDNAAFETGVHGLHPELVRLLGKLKFRTSYGQNVLNHSIEVSHLAGIMAAELGVDVQLAKRAGLLHDIGKAIDHEVEGSHVTIGADVAKKYKESADVVNAILSHHGDVEATNVVSVLVQAADSISAARPGARRETLESYIKRLEKLEEIANSFEGVEKCFAIQAGREIRIMVKPDVVNDADIVLKAREIVKKIEDELEYPGQIKVTLLRETRAIEYAK is encoded by the coding sequence GTGTTTAAGATAATAGTTAATATTTTAATAGGATTGGCCTGCGGATTAATTATTGCAGTTATTGCTTCTAAAATATTTTATGATAGAGGATTTGAGGCCAGAAAAAAGCAGGCAGAAGCCCAAATAGGCAGTGCCGAGCAGGAGGCCCAAAGAATTGTTGGAGAGGCTTTTAAACAAGGCGAGAATAAGAAGAGGGAAGCACTTCTTGAGGCTAAAGAAGAAATTCATAAAAGCAGAGTAGAACTTGACAGGGATATCAAGGATAGACGAAATGAGTTTATGAGGCAGGAAAGAAGGCTCGTTCAGAAGGAAGAAACACTCGACAAGAAAGTAGAAGCACTTGAACAGAAAGATGAAGCTTTAAATAAAAAACTGAAGGATATTGAAGTTTTGCAAGAGCAGTCCGAAGAGCTTGTTAAAAAGCAAACTGAAGAGCTCGAAAGAATTGCCGGATTATCTGTAGAAGATGCTAAAGAATACTTGCTTCGTAACATTGAAAACGAAGTAAAACATGAGGCTGCGGCACTTATAAAGGAAATTGAGTCTAACGCCAAGCAGGAAGCAGACCGCAAGGCAAAGGATATATTGGCAACTGCAATTCAGAAGTGTGCTGCCGATCATGTATCTGAAGCTACTGTTTCTGTAGTACCTTTACCTAATGATGAGATGAAGGGAAGAATTATCGGTCGTGAGGGTAGAAATATAAGGACTCTTGAGACCTTGACAGGAATTGATTTGATTATTGATGATACACCGGAGGCTGTAATACTGTCTGGATTTGATCCTATACGAAGAGAGGTTGCCAGATTAACTCTTGAGAAGCTTATTCTTGATGGAAGAATTCACCCTGCAAGAATCGAAGAAATGGTTGAAAAAGCTAAAAAAGAGGTTGACAACACTATTCGTCAGGAAGGTGACAATGCAGCATTTGAAACAGGCGTGCACGGCTTGCATCCGGAACTTGTAAGGCTTTTGGGTAAACTTAAGTTCAGAACAAGTTACGGGCAGAATGTACTTAACCATTCCATAGAGGTATCTCACCTGGCAGGTATAATGGCTGCTGAACTTGGTGTTGATGTTCAACTGGCAAAAAGAGCAGGTTTGCTGCATGACATCGGGAAGGCTATTGACCATGAGGTGGAAGGTTCCCATGTTACTATTGGTGCCGATGTGGCTAAGAAGTACAAGGAAAGTGCTGATGTGGTAAATGCCATTCTTTCTCACCACGGTGATGTAGAGGCGACAAATGTAGTTTCAGTTCTTGTACAGGCTGCGGATTCTATTTCAGCTGCAAGACCAGGTGCGAGAAGAGAAACACTGGAATCCTACATCAAGCGTCTTGAGAAGCTTGAAGAGATTGCAAACTCCTTTGAGGGAGTTGAAAAGTGTTTTGCAATTCAGGCAGGAAGAGAAATCAGAATTATGGTTAAGCCTGATGTTGTAAATGACGCAGATATAGTTCTGAAGGCAAGAGAAATAGTCAAGAAGATTGAAGATGAGCTTGAATATCCCGGACAGATTAAAGTTACTCTGCTAAGGGAAACTAGAGCTATTGAATATGCAAAATAA
- a CDS encoding TIGR00282 family metallophosphoesterase, with protein sequence MKILFIGDIFGNPGRKAVKEFVPQLKKELGIDFCIANGENAAAGSGITYLIAQELYKSGVDCITLGNHTWSKKEILNFIDSDENIIRPANLPGNVPGRGYTILKSNGKELAVLNLMGRVYMDSIDCPFQVADRELQEIKSKTKAVFVDMHAEATSEKSALAWYLDGRICCLAGTHTHVQTADERILPCGTALISDVGMTGPYDGVIGVDKELIIERFITRMPQKFDVAKGRVQFCAVHLEVDEKTGKCIKIERIFKVADSLDGK encoded by the coding sequence TTGAAGATACTTTTTATTGGTGATATTTTTGGAAACCCGGGAAGAAAGGCTGTAAAAGAATTTGTACCACAGCTAAAAAAGGAACTGGGAATAGATTTTTGTATTGCCAACGGCGAAAACGCTGCTGCGGGAAGCGGCATAACCTATTTGATCGCTCAGGAGCTTTACAAGTCAGGTGTTGACTGTATTACACTGGGAAATCACACGTGGTCAAAGAAGGAAATTTTGAATTTTATAGACTCTGATGAAAATATTATTAGGCCGGCTAACTTGCCCGGAAATGTTCCGGGTAGAGGATACACCATACTGAAATCTAATGGTAAAGAACTGGCTGTATTAAATCTTATGGGAAGGGTATACATGGATAGCATTGACTGTCCGTTTCAGGTTGCAGACAGAGAATTACAAGAAATAAAATCAAAAACCAAGGCAGTTTTTGTAGATATGCATGCGGAAGCCACATCTGAAAAGTCTGCTCTTGCCTGGTATCTGGACGGAAGAATATGCTGTCTGGCAGGAACGCACACACATGTGCAAACTGCAGATGAGAGAATTTTGCCATGTGGTACTGCATTGATTTCCGACGTTGGAATGACAGGGCCTTATGACGGAGTAATTGGTGTCGACAAGGAATTGATAATTGAGAGATTTATTACCAGAATGCCTCAAAAATTCGATGTTGCTAAGGGACGGGTACAGTTTTGTGCTGTTCACTTAGAAGTTGATGAAAAAACCGGAAAATGTATTAAAATTGAGCGTATATTTAAAGTAGCAGATTCTTTAGACGGAAAATAA
- the pgeF gene encoding peptidoglycan editing factor PgeF, whose translation MIASNEKITLKQKKDLIYIQFQNFKEYEHLLTHCFTTRLGGVSQGAFSSLNLSFNRNDIRENVSENYRRLADAIGVDYNKMVLSNQIHDNKIRLVGIEDAGKGLTLESDIIGFDGLSTNQPGIPLVTFYADCVPVLFLDPVKKAITAVHSGWKSTVKNISYEALVFMKNTYDSNYEDIIVAIGPSICMDCFEVGKEVYDGFKEKFSWCDKYTEYRNGKYYIGLQRIIKHVLVETGVPEKNILISDVCTKCNTDLFFSYRGDKGKTGGLAAVMMLK comes from the coding sequence ATGATAGCAAGCAATGAAAAAATTACTTTGAAACAAAAGAAAGATTTAATATATATTCAGTTTCAAAACTTTAAAGAGTACGAGCATTTACTTACACACTGTTTTACTACAAGACTTGGAGGCGTGAGCCAGGGGGCGTTTTCTTCTTTAAACCTTAGCTTTAACAGGAATGACATCAGAGAAAATGTTAGCGAAAACTATAGGCGGCTGGCAGATGCAATTGGAGTTGATTACAATAAAATGGTTCTGTCGAACCAGATACATGATAACAAGATAAGATTAGTGGGTATTGAGGACGCAGGGAAAGGTCTGACTTTAGAAAGTGACATTATAGGTTTTGACGGCCTTTCAACAAATCAACCGGGTATACCGCTGGTAACATTTTATGCTGATTGTGTTCCGGTATTATTTCTTGATCCGGTAAAAAAAGCTATAACAGCAGTTCACTCCGGCTGGAAAAGTACGGTAAAAAATATATCGTACGAAGCATTAGTGTTTATGAAAAATACGTACGATAGCAATTATGAAGATATTATTGTGGCAATTGGGCCTTCCATATGTATGGATTGTTTTGAGGTAGGCAAGGAAGTATATGACGGATTCAAGGAAAAATTCAGCTGGTGTGATAAATATACGGAATATAGAAACGGAAAGTACTACATTGGTTTGCAAAGAATTATAAAGCATGTTTTGGTGGAGACAGGTGTTCCGGAGAAGAATATTCTAATAAGTGATGTTTGTACGAAATGCAATACTGACCTTTTTTTCTCCTATAGGGGGGATAAAGGGAAAACGGGTGGTTTGGCAGCTGTTATGATGCTTAAATAA
- a CDS encoding peptide ABC transporter substrate-binding protein translates to MTKSMRLISLLIITGLMLSACTVNLNKKSANPVEDIYEGKYDVLDKGPEKGGSVRLFSTPVDTLNPILTNNQYVQDFLGLVFEGLYKLDEKQQPVPALAQSTVTSADGLKITITLKNGVKWHDGASLQAGDIVFSINSIMDAKNSSVYAAGLQNIASASAGKNNSVVITLKKPDALLLYSLTFPIIPMHYYNKEKLSEKNSKKNLAPVGTGPYAFVAYNAKTGVKLKANDDWWNKGDSELTTPYIQSVEVKIFQNTGKATNAFQSRDVDVVTADYNEFKKYIGRTDISLKRYPGKNYEFLSLNITKGPMANKSLRSAVAGFIDKKKLIDAAAYGIAVPAELPIIPNSWINQLVNIEQYSDLKKAKQLMTQNGYVLSRNKYVSKTNSKAFSLKLIVNQENVLRVNTANALAAQLAKNGITVEVEKLTWENVQNRIKSGAYDMALLGYKISTKPDLSFAYSTENIKTGLNTAKYSNPAVDGYLQQILTQPDGEKQKSLYTNFLKTVLDERPYIGLYFINEGVMCSKNIKGAVNPNVWSSYNDFSQWYVPQ, encoded by the coding sequence ATGACAAAATCCATGAGACTTATTTCTTTACTGATAATTACAGGGCTGATGCTTTCAGCATGTACTGTTAATCTTAATAAAAAATCTGCAAATCCGGTTGAGGATATTTATGAAGGTAAATATGATGTGTTGGACAAAGGCCCTGAAAAAGGCGGGTCAGTACGTTTGTTCAGTACACCTGTAGATACACTGAATCCAATTCTAACAAACAACCAGTATGTTCAGGATTTTTTGGGTTTGGTATTTGAGGGACTTTATAAATTAGATGAGAAGCAGCAGCCTGTGCCTGCTTTAGCTCAAAGTACAGTAACCTCGGCTGATGGGCTAAAAATAACAATAACTTTAAAAAATGGTGTTAAGTGGCACGACGGCGCTTCACTTCAAGCCGGAGATATTGTGTTTTCAATAAATAGTATAATGGATGCTAAGAACAGCAGCGTATATGCGGCTGGCTTACAAAATATTGCATCTGCGTCAGCAGGTAAAAATAACTCGGTTGTAATTACTTTGAAAAAACCTGATGCTTTGCTGTTATACAGCTTGACTTTCCCAATTATACCAATGCATTATTATAATAAAGAGAAACTAAGCGAAAAAAATTCAAAGAAAAATCTTGCACCTGTAGGTACTGGGCCTTATGCTTTTGTAGCATATAATGCAAAAACAGGGGTAAAACTAAAAGCCAACGATGATTGGTGGAACAAAGGTGATTCTGAGTTGACGACTCCATATATCCAATCTGTGGAGGTTAAAATATTTCAGAATACCGGAAAAGCAACTAATGCCTTTCAATCCAGAGACGTTGATGTCGTAACGGCTGATTACAATGAGTTTAAAAAATACATCGGTCGGACTGATATTTCACTTAAACGTTACCCCGGTAAAAACTATGAATTTTTATCGTTGAATATTACAAAAGGGCCAATGGCAAATAAGAGTTTGAGAAGTGCCGTAGCAGGCTTTATTGATAAGAAAAAGCTTATTGATGCTGCCGCATATGGCATAGCTGTACCGGCTGAATTACCCATTATACCTAACTCATGGATAAACCAGCTGGTAAATATTGAACAGTATTCGGATTTAAAAAAGGCAAAACAGCTTATGACACAAAACGGATATGTTCTCTCGCGTAATAAATATGTAAGCAAAACAAACAGTAAAGCCTTTTCATTAAAGCTAATTGTTAATCAGGAAAATGTATTAAGAGTAAATACTGCTAATGCTTTAGCCGCTCAGCTGGCTAAAAATGGAATAACTGTAGAGGTTGAAAAGCTTACTTGGGAGAATGTGCAGAACAGAATAAAATCCGGTGCATATGATATGGCTTTACTGGGATATAAAATTTCAACAAAACCGGATTTGTCTTTTGCTTACTCTACGGAAAATATAAAGACAGGGCTTAATACTGCAAAATACAGCAATCCTGCAGTCGATGGGTATCTACAACAGATTTTAACCCAACCTGACGGTGAAAAACAAAAAAGTTTATATACGAACTTTTTAAAAACTGTTTTAGACGAAAGGCCATACATAGGCTTGTATTTTATCAATGAGGGAGTAATGTGCAGTAAAAACATAAAAGGAGCTGTAAATCCAAATGTATGGAGCAGCTATAATGATTTTTCACAGTGGTATGTACCGCAATAA
- the lspA gene encoding signal peptidase II: MLWALIIIVGFAMDRLTKVWVLDKIAGNPVTVIKDFFYLRHLENEGAAFSILQGKTIFLILMVSIVSLAMLYFLIKHKHKFLRLSLSLILGGALGNLYDRIFSGGSVVDFLEFHFGSYVFPTFNVADILVVVGTILLAIYILFLYKEEKPETTKPEKIQNETK, from the coding sequence ATGCTTTGGGCGTTGATTATTATAGTGGGTTTTGCAATGGACAGACTAACAAAGGTTTGGGTTTTGGATAAAATCGCAGGTAACCCCGTAACCGTAATAAAAGATTTTTTTTACTTGAGGCATCTTGAAAACGAGGGCGCTGCTTTCAGTATTTTGCAGGGTAAAACTATTTTTCTTATTTTAATGGTATCCATAGTATCTTTGGCCATGTTATACTTTCTCATAAAGCATAAGCATAAGTTTTTGCGTCTTTCCTTGTCACTTATCCTGGGAGGTGCTTTGGGAAATCTGTACGATAGGATTTTCAGCGGTGGAAGCGTGGTGGATTTTCTGGAATTTCATTTTGGGTCATACGTTTTTCCAACCTTTAATGTTGCGGATATATTAGTTGTAGTAGGAACAATTCTTCTTGCGATATATATATTGTTCTTGTACAAGGAAGAAAAGCCTGAAACTACTAAACCAGAAAAAATTCAGAATGAAACAAAATAA
- a CDS encoding RluA family pseudouridine synthase: MKEFILECDTDGVRIDSWLAVNLEDYSRSYIQKLCLDGNIWVNEVQVKSNYKVKPGDSIKVNVPDAEILDVEPEDIPLDIVYEDKHIIVINKPKGMVVHPAVGNYTGTLVNALMKHCGDSLSDINGVIRPGIVHRIDKDTSGLLVVAKSNIAHERLSEKLKTHDIKREYIALVDGIIYENSGKIDAPIGRHPVERKKMCVNTENGRNAITHFKVLERFPNTTYLELKLETGRTHQIRVHMAYINHPIIGDMVYGRRKQKYKTKGQVLHAWKLSFQHPVTGEEMKFETAVPEYFQSILSQLRENL; this comes from the coding sequence TTGAAAGAATTTATTTTGGAATGTGATACAGACGGAGTAAGAATTGATTCATGGCTTGCGGTTAATCTGGAAGATTATTCAAGATCCTATATCCAGAAGCTCTGTCTGGATGGTAATATATGGGTAAACGAAGTGCAGGTAAAGTCAAATTATAAGGTGAAGCCGGGTGACAGTATAAAAGTGAATGTTCCTGACGCCGAAATTCTTGACGTAGAGCCGGAAGATATCCCTCTTGATATTGTATATGAGGACAAGCATATAATAGTTATAAACAAGCCTAAGGGAATGGTAGTGCACCCTGCTGTCGGAAACTACACGGGAACCTTGGTTAATGCCTTAATGAAACACTGCGGGGATAGTTTGTCAGACATAAACGGTGTTATAAGACCCGGAATTGTGCATAGAATTGACAAGGATACATCCGGACTGCTTGTGGTCGCTAAAAGCAACATTGCACACGAAAGACTCTCTGAGAAACTTAAAACTCATGACATAAAAAGGGAATACATTGCACTTGTTGACGGTATTATATATGAAAACAGCGGTAAGATTGATGCACCTATCGGAAGACATCCTGTTGAACGAAAGAAGATGTGTGTTAATACTGAAAACGGAAGAAATGCTATTACCCATTTCAAGGTACTGGAGAGATTCCCAAATACTACCTACCTTGAATTAAAACTTGAAACCGGAAGAACTCATCAGATAAGAGTGCATATGGCCTATATAAACCACCCTATTATTGGGGATATGGTCTATGGAAGGAGAAAGCAAAAGTATAAAACAAAGGGGCAGGTACTTCATGCATGGAAACTTTCATTCCAACATCCTGTAACAGGTGAAGAGATGAAGTTTGAAACAGCTGTACCTGAATATTTTCAAAGTATTTTAAGTCAATTGAGAGAAAATCTATAG
- the pyrR gene encoding bifunctional pyr operon transcriptional regulator/uracil phosphoribosyltransferase PyrR, producing MGHTELMDENAIARAITRISHEIIEKNKGVENLVLIGIQRRGVPLAARIANKIKDVEGREIPVGILDITLYRDDLSLLNEHPVINGTEINFDIAGKKLVLVDDVIYTGRTVRAAIDALMDINRPQMIQLAVLIDRGHRELPIRADYVGKNVPTSRSEIVHVNVFEIDGLNNVTITGKE from the coding sequence ATGGGACATACCGAGTTAATGGATGAAAACGCAATAGCAAGAGCTATAACAAGAATTTCCCACGAAATTATTGAAAAAAATAAGGGAGTGGAAAATCTGGTATTGATAGGAATTCAGAGAAGAGGAGTTCCTCTTGCAGCCAGAATAGCAAATAAAATAAAAGATGTTGAAGGCAGGGAAATTCCGGTAGGAATTCTAGACATTACACTATATCGTGATGATCTTAGCCTCTTAAATGAACATCCCGTTATAAACGGTACAGAAATAAACTTTGATATTGCAGGAAAGAAACTGGTCCTTGTCGATGACGTAATTTATACGGGAAGAACAGTAAGAGCAGCTATAGATGCTCTAATGGACATTAACAGACCCCAAATGATTCAGCTTGCGGTGCTTATTGACAGGGGACACAGAGAACTTCCCATAAGGGCTGACTATGTAGGAAAGAACGTGCCTACATCAAGAAGTGAGATAGTACACGTTAATGTTTTTGAAATTGACGGTTTAAATAATGTTACTATAACGGGTAAGGAATAG
- a CDS encoding aspartate carbamoyltransferase catalytic subunit has translation MNLKSKDLLGLRDISAEEIEYILNTAKTMKCIVTSNNKKTAHLQGKSIITLFYENSTRTRLSFELASKYMGASAANISASSSSVQKGETLIDTGKTIDDMGSDIIIMRHPMSGAPHLLAKNVKSSIINAGDGMNEHPTQALLDMFTIQEKKGTLKGLKVAIIGDILHSRVARSNIWGLTKMGAEVNVSGPATLMPPEIEKMGVNVFSTVQEAMLDADVVMGLRIQLERQKKGLFPTIREYARFFGVDDKRLKLAKEDAIVLHPGPVNRGVELSTSVTDGEQSFINEQVTNGVAVRMALLYLLTRRGTVNEVTN, from the coding sequence ATGAACTTGAAATCCAAAGATTTACTGGGACTGAGGGATATTTCGGCAGAAGAAATTGAGTATATTCTAAATACCGCCAAAACAATGAAATGTATTGTTACATCAAACAACAAAAAAACAGCGCATCTTCAGGGAAAATCAATCATTACACTATTCTACGAAAACAGTACAAGAACAAGACTATCATTTGAACTGGCTTCCAAGTATATGGGAGCCAGCGCCGCAAATATATCCGCATCAAGCAGCAGCGTTCAAAAGGGCGAAACATTAATAGACACAGGAAAAACAATTGACGATATGGGTTCGGATATAATAATAATGAGACATCCAATGTCCGGGGCACCTCATCTTCTTGCTAAAAACGTAAAATCCTCAATAATAAATGCCGGGGATGGTATGAATGAACATCCCACACAGGCTTTACTTGACATGTTTACAATACAGGAGAAAAAGGGTACATTAAAGGGCCTGAAGGTGGCCATTATAGGAGACATACTTCACAGCAGAGTTGCCAGAAGTAATATATGGGGGCTGACAAAAATGGGTGCGGAGGTTAATGTATCCGGGCCTGCTACGCTGATGCCCCCTGAGATTGAAAAAATGGGTGTAAATGTTTTCAGTACGGTTCAGGAAGCAATGCTGGATGCTGATGTTGTCATGGGTCTGAGAATTCAGTTGGAGCGTCAGAAGAAGGGGTTGTTCCCCACAATAAGAGAATACGCAAGGTTTTTCGGAGTTGACGATAAAAGGTTAAAACTTGCCAAGGAGGATGCAATAGTGCTTCATCCCGGCCCTGTAAACAGAGGGGTTGAGCTTTCTACCTCAGTCACTGACGGAGAACAGTCTTTCATAAACGAACAGGTAACTAATGGAGTTGCAGTGAGAATGGCACTGCTATATCTTTTAACAAGGAGGGGAACCGTAAATGAAGTTACTAATTAA
- a CDS encoding dihydroorotase, which translates to MKLLIKNGHVLDVKTSLDSVADILVVDGIIHDIGSEIDETGCEVIDANGLYVIPGLVDAHCHLRDPGYEYKEDIETGTRSAAKGGFTSVACMPNTNPVLDNEAMVKYVINKAKIDGIVNVFPIGAVSKGLKGEELSEIGELKFAGAVALSDDGRPVGNSSLMKKAMQYASMFDITIISHCEDLDLVDEGLMNEGFQSSILGLKGNPAPAEEVMIARDLILAEYTKATIHIAHVSTELGVDLIRNAKKRGVRVTAETCPHYFTLTDNACEGFNTNAKVNPPLRTQKDVDAIIQGLKDGTIDIISTDHAPHHIDEKNVEFKIAANGMVGFETAFPLAITYLVKPGHMTLKELVYKMSFNPSQMLGLNKGTIEVGKLADLMIFDINEQYKVDITKFESKGRNSPFNGFSLYGQPQYTIVGGSPVVRKKVLL; encoded by the coding sequence ATGAAGTTACTAATTAAAAACGGACATGTTCTGGACGTAAAAACCAGTTTGGACAGTGTTGCAGACATATTGGTAGTGGATGGAATTATCCATGATATAGGAAGCGAAATAGATGAAACCGGTTGTGAAGTAATTGATGCTAATGGCTTGTATGTAATTCCGGGTCTTGTAGATGCTCATTGTCACCTGAGAGACCCCGGATATGAGTATAAGGAAGATATAGAGACAGGAACGAGAAGTGCGGCTAAAGGCGGTTTTACCTCAGTTGCGTGCATGCCAAATACCAACCCGGTACTGGACAACGAAGCAATGGTAAAGTATGTAATAAATAAAGCGAAAATTGATGGTATTGTAAATGTATTTCCTATTGGAGCAGTGTCAAAAGGGCTAAAGGGAGAGGAACTAAGTGAAATCGGGGAGCTCAAATTTGCAGGTGCGGTTGCACTTTCAGATGACGGCAGACCTGTCGGTAACTCCTCATTAATGAAAAAGGCAATGCAATATGCCTCAATGTTTGATATAACAATTATTTCACACTGTGAAGACCTTGACCTTGTAGACGAAGGGCTTATGAATGAAGGCTTCCAGTCATCAATTCTCGGATTGAAAGGCAATCCTGCTCCCGCTGAAGAAGTAATGATTGCAAGAGATTTGATACTGGCGGAATATACAAAGGCAACAATTCACATAGCTCATGTAAGTACAGAGCTGGGAGTTGATTTAATAAGGAATGCTAAAAAAAGAGGTGTAAGAGTTACTGCTGAAACATGTCCCCATTATTTTACACTCACTGATAATGCGTGTGAAGGTTTTAATACAAATGCAAAGGTAAATCCTCCGTTAAGGACGCAAAAGGATGTGGATGCAATAATTCAAGGCTTAAAAGACGGCACCATAGATATTATATCAACAGACCACGCACCTCATCATATTGACGAGAAAAATGTAGAATTCAAAATTGCCGCAAATGGAATGGTTGGCTTTGAAACAGCTTTTCCTCTGGCAATTACCTATCTGGTCAAACCCGGACATATGACACTTAAAGAACTTGTATATAAAATGAGTTTTAATCCATCACAAATGCTGGGACTTAATAAAGGTACCATTGAAGTCGGCAAACTGGCTGATCTCATGATTTTTGATATAAATGAACAATATAAGGTAGATATCACTAAATTCGAATCAAAAGGCAGAAATTCACCGTTTAACGGGTTTTCACTATACGGTCAGCCTCAGTATACCATTGTAGGCGGAAGCCCTGTGGTCAGAAAAAAGGTACTGTTGTAA